A stretch of Lepisosteus oculatus isolate fLepOcu1 chromosome 11, fLepOcu1.hap2, whole genome shotgun sequence DNA encodes these proteins:
- the LOC102685656 gene encoding nuclear inhibitor of protein phosphatase 1, which yields MAANPSANKPVFDCPTWAGKPPPGLHLDVVKGDKLVEKLIIDEKKYYLFGRNPDICDFTIDHQSCSRVHAALVYHKHLKRVFLIDLNSTHGTFLGHIRLEPHKPQQVPIDSTVSFGASTRVYTLREKPQTQPSSASGDSKTGEDEELKGLLGLPEEETELENLTEFNTAHNKRISTLTIEEGNLDIQRPKRKRRSSRVTFSDEEEIINPEDVDPSVGRFRNMVQTAVVPIKKKKMEGHGTLSLENTTARPMLNFSYSGGLYGDLPPTSNDLGAHTPGSHGGSTILGGLPLPFPNPAPDVDLTPTATQPPISLNPAPAPGPFPSEAHNEPRKKKYAKEAWPGKKPTPSLLI from the exons ATGGCAGCGAACCCGAGCGCAAACAAACCCGTCTTTGATTGTCCGACGTG GGCAGGAAAGCCACCCCCTGGACTGCATCTGGATGTCGTAAAGGGAGACAAGCTTGTAGAG AAGCTGATCATCGATGAGAAGAAGTATTACCTGTTCGGGAGGAACCCCGACATTTGCGACTTCACAATAGATCACCAGTCGTGCTCCCGGGTGCACGCTGCGCTGGTCTATCACAAGCACCTCAAGAGAGTCTTCCTCATTGACCTCAACAGCA CGCATGGCACCTTTCTGGGACACATTCGCCTGGAGCCCCACAAGCCCCAGCAGGTGCCTATCGACTCCACCGTGTCCTTCGGGGCCTCCACGCGCGTCTACACCCTGCGGGAGAAGCCGCAGACCCAGCCCAGCTCCGCGTCCGGAGACAGCAAGACCGGGGAGGACGAGGAGCTGAAGGGCCTGCTGGGGCTGCCGGAGGAGGAGACCGAGTTAGAG aacctGACAGAGTTCAACACTGCGCACAACAAGAGGATCTCAACCCTGACCATAGAGGAGGGCAACCTGGACATTCAGAGACCCAAACGCAAGAGGAGAAGCTCCAGGGTGACATTCAGCGATGAGGAGGAGATCATCAACCCAG AGGATGTGGATCCCTCTGTAGGTCGCTTCAGAAACATGGTACAGACTGCTGTTGTTCCAATTAAG AAGAAGAAAATGGAGGGCCACGGCACGTTGAGCCTGGAGAACACGACAGCCCGGCCAATGCTGAACTTTTCCTACAGCGGCGGGTTGTACGGAGACCTTCCCCCGACCAGCAACGACTTGGGCGCCCACACTCCTGGGTCCCACGGGGGGAGCACCATCCTGGGTGGGCTGCCCTTGCCCTTCCCTAACCCGGCCCCCGACGTGGACCTGACCCCCACGGCCACCCAGCCCCCCATCTCCCTGAACCCCGCCCCGGCCCCGGGCCCTTTCCCCTCCGAGGCCCACAACGAGCCCCGCAAGAAGAAGTATGCCAAGGAGGCCTGGCCTGGCAAGAAGCCCACCCCTTCGCTGCTCATTTAG
- the themis2 gene encoding protein THEMIS2 isoform X1: MAGSSGEVLSLQEYIASVDASTLPRVLQVCSGVYFQGSVYELSGSEVCLSTGDLVKVIHTELLSVSCQDVKTQETFELPASHSGLFKLVQEQVSYSSIEEIVGLMPIGGENISPFTFATCHALALGKYTLHSGEMLTFLSEETCKGQPHARCLLQNQAGSPEVLIPFSCRGEFYQYVNNNQYSISQILASPQLRCRRFLPVKAMNWNGSSGGPLIFTPVHQVQAIMHLRKNVVKFPSNLEVDVTDVTEQSKDVTFILPLSLKEVSSQPDHAFPTVAEILEEPENQTFFKCHWMSALRKGQQLIVHGHQKSHMVLASSLTGKKAKQHFFISQSYAGRLRRRPREFATVYDLFVASSKLPGLRVNVSKHCESPEEDLPSLSVGEQLEVLFTKQMELNCDGEQQIIDVLVCNRFLDEDDEDEEEQVQEQYEQICLPMYLEGNFVEKLKDNKKYSLVDIYKSFCLPLDVKVAVRDPGLENDPLGGFSALKLEQTTVEPTVLASLPDRPDVCFELPSQWLNMSLYFTDNPLPWPKDQPPKLRRETVFEVTDNFYYEFHKLISSDMPPPPRPPKRKKSSKHSPASPFPPSSVQPKGKALPTLPLEDSLPPRMDKLTISPETQSDTSLQILDHTPPLLPRKPKQRNTKTQPNEYVMRPHKDKKKKVPASPSDSDHDYETVDDSMKAAQESILFY, translated from the exons ATGGCTGGCTCCAGCGGTGAGGTTCTGTCTCTGCAGGAATACATCGCTTCCGTGGACGCGTCCACGCTGCCGCGCGTCCTGCAGGTCTGCTCCGGGGTTTATTTTCAAG GGTCGGTGTACGAGCTGTCTGGGAGTGAGGTGTGCCTGTCCACGGGAGACCTGGTGAAGGTGATCCACACTGAGCTCCTGTCAGTCAGCTGCCAGGATGTCAAGACGCAGGAAACATTCGAACTGCCCGCCAGCCACTCAG GCCTTTTCAAACTTGTTCAAGAGCAAGTGAGCTACTCCTCAATCGAGGAGATTGTGGGATTGATGCCGATCGGGGGAGAGAACATCAGCCCTTTCACCTTCGCCACCTGCCATGCGCTGGCCCTGGGGAAGTACACGCTCCACTCTGGGGAGATGCTCACCTTCCTGTCCGAGGAGACCTGCAAGGGCCAGCCTCATGCTCGCTGTCTGCTGCAAAACCAGGCGGGGTCGCCAGAGGTCTTGATCCCATTTTCCTGCCGCGGGGAGTTCTACCAGTACGTCAACAATAACCAGTACAGCATTTCGCAGATACTGGCTTCCCCCCAGCTGCGCTGCCGTCGGTTCCTCCCCGTCAAGGCCATGAACTGGAATGGCTCGTCTGGAGGGCCCTTGATTTTTACTCCTGTCCACCAGGTCCAGGCCATCATGCACT TGAGGAAAAACGTGGTGAAGTTCCCCTCCAACCTGGAAGTGGATGTGACTGATGTGACGGAGCAGTCCAAGGATGTCACCTTCATCTTGCCCCTGTCCCTGAAGGAGGTATCATCCCAGCCTGACCACGCATTCCCAACTGTTGCCGAGATCCTTGAAGAGCCCGAGAACCAGACGTTCTTCAAGTGCCACTGGATGTCTGCACTACGAAAAGGCCAACAGCTCATCGTGCACGGGCACCAGAAGTCCCATATGGTCCTGGCCTCCAGCCTCACAGGCAAAAAGGCCAAGCAGCACTTTTTCATCTCTCAGAGCTATGCCGGACGCCTACGCAGACGGCCCAGAGAGTTTGCCACCGTCTATGACCTTTTTGTCGCCTCCAGCAAGCTTCCAGGTTTGCGCGTCAACGTGTCCAAGCATTGCGAGTCCCCAGAAGAGGACCTGCCTTCCCTGAGTGTCGGGGAACAGTTGGAGGTGCTGTTCACCAAACAGATGGAGCTGAACTGTGATGGAGAGCAGCAAATCATTGACGTCCTGGTTTGCAACAGATTTCTAGATGAAGACGACGAGGATGAGGAGGAGCAGGTCCAGGAACAGTATGAGCAGATCTGTCTGCCCATGTATCTGGAGGGCAACTTTGTGGAGAAGCTGAAGGACAACAAGAAGTACAGCCTAGTAGACATCTATAAGTCCTTCTGTCTGCCCCTGGATGTCAAGGTGGCAGTGCGGGACCCTGGGCTAGAGAACGACCCGCTGGGCGGATTCTCAGCCCTAAAGCTGGAGCAGACAACAGTTGAGCCCACAGTGCTGGCCAGCCTCCCTGACAGGCCAGATGTTTGCTTCGAACTGCCCAGCCAATGGCTCAACATGTCCCTATATTTCACTGACAACCCCCTCCCCTGGCCGAAGGACCAGCCCCCTAAGCTGCGCAGGGAGACGGTGTTCGAGGTGACGGACAATTTCTACTACGAGTTCCACAAGCTCATCTCCAGTGATATGCCCCCGCCCCCTCGGCCTCCCAAGAGAAAGAAATCATCCAAACATTCCCCGGCCTCTCCATTCCCTCCTTCCTCAGTACAGCCAAAGGGCAAAGCTTTACCCACGCTGCCCTTAGAGGACTCTCTACCTCCACGGATGGACAAGCTGACCATCAGCCCTGAAACACAGAGCGACACTTCTCTG
- the themis2 gene encoding protein THEMIS2 isoform X2, translating into MAGSSGEVLSLQEYIASVDASTLPRVLQVCSGVYFQGSVYELSGSEVCLSTGDLVKVIHTELLSVSCQDVKTQETFELPASHSGLFKLVQEQVSYSSIEEIVGLMPIGGENISPFTFATCHALALGKYTLHSGEMLTFLSEETCKGQPHARCLLQNQAGSPEVLIPFSCRGEFYQYVNNNQYSISQILASPQLRCRRFLPVKAMNWNGSSGGPLIFTPVHQVQAIMHLRKNVVKFPSNLEVDVTDVTEQSKDVTFILPLSLKEVSSQPDHAFPTVAEILEEPENQTFFKCHWMSALRKGQQLIVHGHQKSHMVLASSLTGKKAKQHFFISQSYAGRLRRRPREFATVYDLFVASSKLPGLRVNVSKHCESPEEDLPSLSVGEQLEVLFTKQMELNCDGEQQIIDVLVCNRFLDEDDEDEEEQVQEQYEQICLPMYLEGNFVEKLKDNKKYSLVDIYKSFCLPLDVKVAVRDPGLENDPLGGFSALKLEQTTVEPTVLASLPDRPDVCFELPSQWLNMSLYFTDNPLPWPKDQPPKLRRETVFEVTDNFYYEFHKLISSDMPPPPRPPKRKKSSKHSPASPFPPSSVQPKGKALPTLPLEDSLPPRMDKLTISPETQSDTSLILDHTPPLLPRKPKQRNTKTQPNEYVMRPHKDKKKKVPASPSDSDHDYETVDDSMKAAQESILFY; encoded by the exons ATGGCTGGCTCCAGCGGTGAGGTTCTGTCTCTGCAGGAATACATCGCTTCCGTGGACGCGTCCACGCTGCCGCGCGTCCTGCAGGTCTGCTCCGGGGTTTATTTTCAAG GGTCGGTGTACGAGCTGTCTGGGAGTGAGGTGTGCCTGTCCACGGGAGACCTGGTGAAGGTGATCCACACTGAGCTCCTGTCAGTCAGCTGCCAGGATGTCAAGACGCAGGAAACATTCGAACTGCCCGCCAGCCACTCAG GCCTTTTCAAACTTGTTCAAGAGCAAGTGAGCTACTCCTCAATCGAGGAGATTGTGGGATTGATGCCGATCGGGGGAGAGAACATCAGCCCTTTCACCTTCGCCACCTGCCATGCGCTGGCCCTGGGGAAGTACACGCTCCACTCTGGGGAGATGCTCACCTTCCTGTCCGAGGAGACCTGCAAGGGCCAGCCTCATGCTCGCTGTCTGCTGCAAAACCAGGCGGGGTCGCCAGAGGTCTTGATCCCATTTTCCTGCCGCGGGGAGTTCTACCAGTACGTCAACAATAACCAGTACAGCATTTCGCAGATACTGGCTTCCCCCCAGCTGCGCTGCCGTCGGTTCCTCCCCGTCAAGGCCATGAACTGGAATGGCTCGTCTGGAGGGCCCTTGATTTTTACTCCTGTCCACCAGGTCCAGGCCATCATGCACT TGAGGAAAAACGTGGTGAAGTTCCCCTCCAACCTGGAAGTGGATGTGACTGATGTGACGGAGCAGTCCAAGGATGTCACCTTCATCTTGCCCCTGTCCCTGAAGGAGGTATCATCCCAGCCTGACCACGCATTCCCAACTGTTGCCGAGATCCTTGAAGAGCCCGAGAACCAGACGTTCTTCAAGTGCCACTGGATGTCTGCACTACGAAAAGGCCAACAGCTCATCGTGCACGGGCACCAGAAGTCCCATATGGTCCTGGCCTCCAGCCTCACAGGCAAAAAGGCCAAGCAGCACTTTTTCATCTCTCAGAGCTATGCCGGACGCCTACGCAGACGGCCCAGAGAGTTTGCCACCGTCTATGACCTTTTTGTCGCCTCCAGCAAGCTTCCAGGTTTGCGCGTCAACGTGTCCAAGCATTGCGAGTCCCCAGAAGAGGACCTGCCTTCCCTGAGTGTCGGGGAACAGTTGGAGGTGCTGTTCACCAAACAGATGGAGCTGAACTGTGATGGAGAGCAGCAAATCATTGACGTCCTGGTTTGCAACAGATTTCTAGATGAAGACGACGAGGATGAGGAGGAGCAGGTCCAGGAACAGTATGAGCAGATCTGTCTGCCCATGTATCTGGAGGGCAACTTTGTGGAGAAGCTGAAGGACAACAAGAAGTACAGCCTAGTAGACATCTATAAGTCCTTCTGTCTGCCCCTGGATGTCAAGGTGGCAGTGCGGGACCCTGGGCTAGAGAACGACCCGCTGGGCGGATTCTCAGCCCTAAAGCTGGAGCAGACAACAGTTGAGCCCACAGTGCTGGCCAGCCTCCCTGACAGGCCAGATGTTTGCTTCGAACTGCCCAGCCAATGGCTCAACATGTCCCTATATTTCACTGACAACCCCCTCCCCTGGCCGAAGGACCAGCCCCCTAAGCTGCGCAGGGAGACGGTGTTCGAGGTGACGGACAATTTCTACTACGAGTTCCACAAGCTCATCTCCAGTGATATGCCCCCGCCCCCTCGGCCTCCCAAGAGAAAGAAATCATCCAAACATTCCCCGGCCTCTCCATTCCCTCCTTCCTCAGTACAGCCAAAGGGCAAAGCTTTACCCACGCTGCCCTTAGAGGACTCTCTACCTCCACGGATGGACAAGCTGACCATCAGCCCTGAAACACAGAGCGACACTTCTCTG